From Sphingomonas nostoxanthinifaciens, a single genomic window includes:
- a CDS encoding aspartyl protease family protein, producing MKRIVMASALAMASAAAAPVGAVCTRGLKAELPITFNGLRPMVPTKVNGFDKTFLLDSGAFWSTITHEDAAKFGMKLSAQGKGYEIIGIGGSENTGIAAAQTLTLSGRTIAASGSYPGFLQFLLGSGSVLGQNILNSGDTEYDLGQGVVRLIQATGCDADQSPYWARNGTAYSVIGIEPVERNWHIRGQVIVNGVTMKAIFDTGASTSVLSLPAAARVGVKPSSPGVVPAGLAHGFGARSRDTWIGPFASFKVGDEEIRNTRLRIGDLGGDIDVDMLLGADFFLSHHVYVSKSQHKLYFTYNGGPVFNLSVQDGAAPAPSTANQPKLADAESYARRASASVARGDRADALADMAQAIALAPNESRYLLGRAAMYREGGNLALARKDLDAALAIDPKNVEALLASARMRVGADKPALARRDLDALASILPADADEQRFLGGLYGDIDAFEPGIAHLTLWLDAHRQSGLRAALLNERCWLRGLAGRELAEGLADCNEALRGNAKDGAMLDSRGLIRLRQGDLAGAKADYDAALKLDPKLAASLYGHGLVELRQGQKAAGDKDIAAGIAIDPKGIDRLKRNGIAA from the coding sequence ATGAAGCGGATCGTTATGGCGTCGGCGCTCGCAATGGCGTCGGCGGCCGCAGCGCCTGTCGGGGCGGTGTGCACGCGCGGGTTGAAGGCAGAGTTGCCGATCACCTTCAATGGTCTCCGGCCGATGGTGCCGACCAAGGTCAACGGCTTTGACAAGACCTTCCTGCTCGACAGCGGCGCCTTCTGGAGCACGATCACGCACGAGGATGCCGCCAAATTCGGGATGAAGCTCTCCGCGCAGGGCAAGGGCTACGAGATCATCGGCATCGGCGGGAGCGAGAATACCGGCATCGCGGCGGCGCAGACGCTGACACTGTCGGGACGGACCATCGCGGCATCGGGAAGCTATCCGGGCTTCCTGCAGTTTCTGCTCGGCAGCGGGAGCGTGCTCGGCCAGAACATCCTCAATTCCGGCGATACCGAATATGATCTGGGCCAGGGCGTCGTGCGGCTGATCCAGGCGACGGGCTGCGATGCCGACCAGAGCCCCTATTGGGCCAGGAACGGAACGGCCTATTCGGTGATCGGCATCGAGCCGGTCGAGCGGAACTGGCATATTCGCGGCCAGGTGATCGTGAACGGCGTCACGATGAAGGCGATCTTCGATACCGGCGCGTCGACGTCGGTCCTCAGCCTGCCTGCCGCCGCGCGCGTCGGCGTCAAGCCGTCCAGTCCGGGGGTAGTGCCGGCCGGGCTGGCGCATGGCTTCGGCGCGCGATCGCGCGACACGTGGATCGGCCCGTTCGCGTCGTTCAAGGTCGGCGACGAAGAGATTCGCAACACCCGCCTGCGGATCGGCGATCTGGGCGGGGATATCGACGTCGACATGCTGCTCGGCGCGGATTTCTTCCTCTCGCACCACGTCTACGTGTCTAAGAGCCAGCACAAACTCTACTTCACCTATAATGGCGGCCCGGTCTTCAACCTGTCGGTGCAGGACGGTGCGGCACCCGCGCCATCGACGGCCAACCAGCCGAAGCTTGCCGATGCCGAGAGCTATGCCCGGCGCGCGTCGGCCTCGGTCGCACGCGGCGACCGGGCGGATGCGCTGGCGGATATGGCGCAGGCGATCGCGCTGGCGCCGAACGAGTCGCGTTACCTGCTCGGGCGCGCGGCGATGTACCGCGAAGGGGGCAATCTTGCGCTTGCACGCAAGGATCTCGACGCCGCGCTGGCGATTGACCCGAAGAATGTCGAGGCACTGCTCGCCAGCGCGCGGATGCGCGTGGGTGCGGACAAGCCGGCATTGGCACGCCGGGATCTCGACGCGCTCGCATCGATATTGCCGGCGGACGCCGACGAGCAGCGGTTTCTGGGCGGTCTTTACGGCGATATCGACGCGTTCGAGCCGGGGATCGCGCATCTGACGTTGTGGCTCGACGCGCATCGGCAAAGCGGGCTGCGCGCCGCTCTGCTCAACGAGCGCTGCTGGCTGCGTGGTCTCGCCGGACGCGAACTGGCCGAAGGACTGGCCGACTGCAACGAGGCGCTGCGGGGGAACGCAAAGGATGGCGCTATGCTCGACAGCCGCGGGCTGATCCGGCTCCGGCAGGGCGATCTGGCGGGCGCGAAGGCCGATTACGATGCGGCGCTGAAGCTCGACCCGAAGCTTGCCGCTTCGCTCTACGGTCACGGGTTGGTGGAATTGCGCCAGGGCCAGAAGGCCGCGGGCGACAAGGATATCGCCGCCGGCATCGCGATCGACCCCAAAGGAATCGATCGTCTGAAGCGTAACGGCATCGCCGCCTGA
- the ftsH gene encoding ATP-dependent zinc metalloprotease FtsH produces the protein MKDDKEPQGTNPLMKNLAIWLGILLAIVLFVSLFEGGGSKSAGESVAYSDFLQAVDSGSVREADIGNGVIVGKYSNGAQFKTYAPANDPTLIQRLAGKGVTFRARPEEQASLWQYVLVQAMPFLIIVGIGYLVMRQMQKNAGSGAMGFGKSRAKMLTEKQGRVTFDDVAGIDEAREELQEIVDFLRDPSKFARLGGKIPKGALLVGSPGTGKTLLARAIAGEAKVPFFTISGSDFVEMFVGVGASRVRDMFEQAKKSAPCIVFIDEIDAVGRHRGAGLGNGNDEREQTLNQLLVEMDGFEANEGIIIVAATNRPDVLDPALLRPGRFDRQVVVPKPDIEGREKILDVHMKKLPLAPDVDARTIARGTPGFSGADLANLANEAALLAARKGKRLIAMREFEEAKDKVMMGAERKSMIMTEDEKRATAFHEAGHALVSLHVPGCDPLHKVTIIPRGRALGVTWNLPERDRYSMTMKQMKARLALCFGGRIAEQLIYGADELNTGASNDIQQATDMARSMVMEYGMSEKLGWLRYRDNQDEVFLGHSVARNQHMSEETARLIDSEVRRLVEEGENHARQVLTDNLDELHRLASALLEYETLNGDEAKRAIAGDDIGREDPKLRAPRALAAGGSSIPKSRRPGGWGEPTPAGA, from the coding sequence ATGAAGGACGACAAGGAGCCGCAGGGCACCAACCCCCTGATGAAGAATCTGGCCATATGGCTCGGAATTCTCCTTGCGATCGTATTGTTTGTCTCGCTGTTCGAAGGCGGCGGCAGCAAATCGGCGGGCGAGAGCGTCGCTTATTCCGACTTCCTGCAGGCGGTCGACTCGGGCTCGGTGCGCGAGGCCGACATCGGCAACGGCGTGATCGTCGGCAAATATTCGAACGGCGCGCAGTTCAAGACCTATGCCCCCGCCAATGATCCCACGCTGATCCAGCGTCTCGCCGGCAAGGGCGTGACCTTCCGCGCCCGGCCGGAGGAGCAGGCGAGCCTGTGGCAGTACGTCCTCGTCCAGGCGATGCCGTTCCTCATCATCGTCGGCATCGGCTATCTGGTGATGCGCCAGATGCAGAAGAATGCCGGCTCGGGCGCGATGGGCTTCGGCAAGAGCCGCGCCAAGATGCTGACCGAGAAGCAGGGCCGCGTCACGTTCGACGACGTCGCCGGCATCGACGAGGCGCGCGAGGAATTGCAGGAGATCGTCGATTTCCTGCGCGATCCCTCCAAGTTCGCCCGCCTCGGCGGCAAGATCCCGAAGGGCGCGCTGCTGGTCGGCTCGCCCGGCACCGGCAAGACCCTGCTCGCCCGCGCGATCGCGGGTGAGGCGAAGGTGCCGTTCTTCACCATTTCCGGTTCCGATTTCGTCGAGATGTTCGTCGGCGTCGGCGCCAGCCGCGTGCGCGACATGTTCGAGCAGGCGAAGAAGAGCGCGCCGTGCATCGTCTTCATCGACGAGATCGACGCGGTCGGCCGCCATCGCGGCGCCGGCCTCGGCAACGGCAATGACGAGCGCGAGCAGACGCTGAACCAGCTGCTGGTCGAGATGGACGGCTTCGAGGCGAACGAGGGCATCATCATCGTGGCGGCGACCAACCGCCCCGACGTGCTCGATCCCGCTCTGCTGCGTCCGGGCCGCTTCGACCGCCAGGTCGTGGTGCCCAAGCCCGATATCGAGGGCCGCGAGAAGATCCTCGACGTCCACATGAAGAAGCTGCCGCTGGCACCCGACGTCGATGCGCGCACGATCGCGCGCGGCACGCCGGGCTTCTCGGGCGCGGATCTCGCCAACCTCGCCAACGAGGCCGCTTTGCTCGCCGCACGCAAGGGCAAGCGTCTGATCGCGATGCGCGAGTTCGAGGAAGCCAAGGACAAGGTCATGATGGGCGCCGAGCGCAAATCGATGATCATGACCGAGGACGAGAAGCGCGCGACCGCGTTCCACGAGGCCGGCCATGCGCTCGTCTCGCTGCACGTCCCCGGCTGCGATCCGCTGCACAAGGTCACCATCATCCCGCGCGGCCGCGCGCTGGGCGTGACGTGGAACCTGCCCGAGCGCGACCGTTATTCGATGACGATGAAGCAGATGAAGGCGCGGCTCGCGCTCTGCTTCGGCGGCCGCATCGCCGAGCAGCTGATCTACGGCGCGGACGAGCTCAACACCGGCGCGTCCAACGACATCCAGCAGGCGACCGACATGGCCCGCTCGATGGTCATGGAATATGGCATGAGCGAGAAGCTCGGCTGGCTGCGCTATCGCGACAATCAGGACGAGGTGTTCCTCGGCCACTCGGTCGCGCGCAACCAGCATATGTCCGAAGAGACCGCGCGGCTGATCGACAGCGAAGTCCGCCGCCTGGTCGAAGAGGGCGAGAACCATGCCCGCCAGGTGCTGACCGACAATCTCGACGAGCTGCACCGGCTGGCTTCGGCCCTGCTGGAATATGAGACGCTCAACGGCGACGAGGCCAAGCGTGCCATCGCCGGCGACGATATCGGCCGCGAGGATCCGAAGCTCCGCGCGCCGCGCGCGCTGGCGGCCGGCGGCTCCTCGATCCCCAAGAGCCGCCGCCCCGGCGGCTGGGGCGAGCCGACCCCGGCCGGCGCCTGA
- the tilS gene encoding tRNA lysidine(34) synthetase TilS, with amino-acid sequence MGGSDHLDRFAQALTGLAPSDRLALAVSGGPDSLALLLLAHAARPDTVIAATVDHGLRLEARAEAMMVAEVCRTLGVPHAILTVEVADDPAGLQAAARAARYAALARWAAGEGAAMLATAHHQDDQAETVLMRLVRGAGIAGLSGIRRRRPLDGAPGVELVRPLLDWTKAELEALVAEAGLTPARDPSNLDPRFDRTRARALLAQGWPAAARLAAVADRLAEAEEALAWTAAHLAAARITQGEAFVSIDPLALPREHRRRLLLAGIARLAPDRPPRGDALDRLLDTLDGGRVGTLVGLRCDPGPPWRLTQAPFHR; translated from the coding sequence ATGGGCGGTAGCGACCATCTCGATCGCTTCGCGCAGGCGCTGACCGGCCTCGCGCCGTCCGACCGGCTCGCGCTTGCCGTCTCCGGCGGCCCCGACAGCCTCGCATTGCTGCTGCTCGCGCACGCGGCGCGGCCGGATACGGTGATCGCCGCGACCGTCGACCATGGGCTGCGGCTCGAGGCGCGTGCCGAGGCGATGATGGTGGCAGAGGTCTGCCGCACGCTCGGCGTACCGCATGCGATCCTGACGGTCGAAGTCGCCGACGATCCGGCCGGGCTGCAGGCGGCGGCGCGCGCGGCGCGCTACGCCGCGCTCGCGCGCTGGGCGGCGGGCGAAGGCGCGGCCATGCTCGCGACCGCGCACCACCAGGACGATCAGGCCGAGACCGTGTTGATGCGGCTAGTGCGCGGCGCGGGCATTGCCGGCCTCTCCGGCATCCGCCGCCGCCGGCCGCTGGACGGCGCGCCCGGCGTAGAGTTGGTCCGCCCGCTGCTCGACTGGACCAAGGCCGAGCTGGAGGCTTTAGTGGCCGAAGCCGGCCTGACACCGGCGCGCGACCCCTCGAACCTCGACCCGCGCTTCGATCGCACCCGCGCCCGCGCATTGTTGGCGCAAGGGTGGCCCGCCGCGGCGCGGCTCGCCGCGGTGGCGGATCGGCTGGCGGAGGCGGAGGAGGCGCTCGCGTGGACGGCGGCGCATCTCGCCGCGGCGCGCATCACGCAGGGCGAGGCGTTCGTGTCGATCGATCCGTTGGCGCTGCCGCGCGAGCATCGCCGCCGGCTGCTGCTCGCGGGCATCGCACGGCTCGCCCCCGATCGGCCGCCGCGCGGCGACGCGCTCGATCGGCTGCTCGATACGCTCGACGGCGGACGCGTCGGGACGTTGGTCGGCCTGCGCTGCGATCCCGGGCCGCCGTGGCGGCTCACGCAGGCGCCGTTCCACCGATAA
- a CDS encoding tetratricopeptide repeat protein, with the protein MTRLRLGIVLLLASAASPAWADSKPGLDQRVDRVERELKAVQRKVFPGGAPAYSEPEIAAPAPQAAAGLPASAPLNDLTARVSDLERAVSQMTGRVEEAEHRLQIMSEQSARDRQEFDTRLKTLEAASAPPPALAAPAPAPFVDTGPAPARPTKSGKTTPPPGRPAKLIAEPVDETPAPAADAGAASGDPAEDAYMAGYRLWSQKKFADAETALKAVVAKYPKSKRASYAQNLLGRAYLDDGQPARAAETFAANYQTNPRGDRAPDSLYYLGQSLYQLKKTSDACRVYDELDSAYGDKVPDSLKQKVAAGRRDAKCK; encoded by the coding sequence GGCCGATTCCAAGCCGGGCCTCGACCAGCGCGTCGACCGGGTCGAGCGCGAGCTGAAGGCCGTGCAACGCAAGGTCTTCCCCGGCGGAGCGCCCGCTTATTCGGAGCCCGAGATCGCCGCGCCCGCACCGCAGGCGGCGGCCGGCCTGCCGGCGAGCGCGCCGCTCAACGACCTGACGGCGCGCGTCAGCGATCTCGAGCGCGCGGTGTCGCAGATGACCGGCCGCGTCGAGGAGGCCGAGCATCGGCTGCAGATCATGTCCGAACAGAGCGCGCGCGACCGGCAGGAATTCGACACGCGCCTGAAGACGCTGGAGGCGGCATCCGCCCCGCCGCCGGCGCTCGCTGCACCCGCGCCGGCGCCGTTCGTCGATACCGGCCCCGCCCCGGCACGGCCCACCAAAAGCGGCAAGACCACGCCGCCACCGGGACGCCCCGCCAAGCTGATCGCCGAACCGGTCGACGAGACGCCCGCGCCCGCGGCCGATGCCGGCGCCGCGAGCGGCGATCCGGCCGAGGACGCCTACATGGCCGGCTATCGCCTGTGGTCGCAGAAGAAGTTCGCCGACGCCGAGACCGCGCTGAAGGCGGTCGTCGCCAAATATCCGAAGAGCAAGCGCGCCAGCTATGCACAGAATCTGCTCGGCCGCGCCTATCTCGACGACGGCCAGCCTGCGCGCGCCGCCGAGACGTTCGCCGCCAATTACCAGACCAATCCGCGCGGCGACCGTGCGCCCGACAGCCTCTATTATCTCGGCCAGTCGCTCTACCAGCTCAAGAAGACCAGCGACGCCTGCCGCGTCTATGACGAGCTCGACAGCGCCTATGGCGACAAGGTGCCCGACAGCCTGAAGCAGAAGGTCGCCGCCGGCCGCCGCGACGCCAAGTGCAAGTGA